Proteins from a genomic interval of Qipengyuania sp. JC766:
- a CDS encoding NUDIX domain-containing protein translates to MDSPSPAPASDEAIPAATLVVFRRAADGGAPEFLMVTRSRSLAFAGGMVVFPGGRVDPADLALAATLETPLDAEEAAHRIAAIRETLEETGLAVGFADTIDAASAARARDLLLETGRLATVLDDTGWRLELDRLLPFARWHPKNEKLSRVFDTRFYLVDIGTGAVQVAVDETENSRLFWSSASDTLAAADRGELSVIYPTRRNLERLARFRDFDEAAEDCARHPVRTVTPFLQERDGVTWLCIDDDLGYPVTGEPIDAAMRG, encoded by the coding sequence ATGGATTCCCCCTCCCCGGCCCCTGCCAGCGATGAAGCGATCCCGGCGGCAACGCTGGTCGTGTTTCGGCGCGCTGCCGATGGCGGTGCGCCCGAATTCCTGATGGTAACACGGTCGCGCTCGCTCGCGTTTGCCGGCGGCATGGTGGTCTTTCCCGGCGGCAGGGTCGATCCGGCCGATCTGGCGCTTGCCGCCACGCTCGAAACCCCGCTCGATGCCGAAGAGGCCGCCCATCGCATCGCCGCCATTCGCGAGACGCTGGAGGAAACCGGCCTGGCGGTCGGCTTTGCCGATACGATCGACGCGGCAAGCGCGGCACGGGCGCGCGACCTGCTGCTGGAAACCGGGCGACTGGCGACCGTGCTCGACGATACCGGCTGGCGGCTCGAACTCGACCGGTTGCTGCCCTTCGCCCGCTGGCACCCCAAGAACGAGAAGCTGTCCCGCGTCTTCGACACGCGGTTCTACCTGGTCGATATCGGCACCGGTGCGGTCCAGGTGGCCGTGGACGAGACGGAGAACAGCCGCCTGTTCTGGAGCAGCGCCAGCGATACGCTCGCCGCGGCTGACCGCGGCGAGCTGTCCGTGATCTACCCGACCCGGCGCAATCTGGAACGGCTGGCCCGGTTCCGGGACTTCGACGAAGCCGCCGAGGATTGCGCGCGTCATCCCGTGCGTACGGTGACCCCCTTCCTGCAGGAACGGGACGGTGTCACCTGGCTCTGCATCGACGACGATCTCGGCTATCCCGTGACCGGCGAACCGATCGATGCGGCCATGCGCGGCTGA
- the grxD gene encoding Grx4 family monothiol glutaredoxin — protein MTDTNSRIADLVGANDVVLFMKGTPLFPQCGFSNRAVSILDHCGVAYESVDVLQDMEIRQGIKSYSDWPTIPQLYVKGEFVGGSDIMLEMFEAGELQTLMDEKQVAKAG, from the coding sequence ATGACCGACACCAATTCCCGCATCGCCGATCTCGTCGGCGCCAACGACGTCGTCCTCTTCATGAAGGGCACGCCGCTGTTCCCGCAATGCGGCTTTTCCAACCGCGCGGTTTCCATCCTCGACCATTGCGGCGTCGCCTACGAAAGCGTCGACGTGCTGCAGGACATGGAAATCCGGCAGGGCATCAAGAGCTATTCCGACTGGCCAACCATCCCCCAGCTTTACGTGAAGGGCGAATTCGTCGGCGGCAGCGACATCATGCTCGAAATGTTCGAGGCGGGCGAGCTGCAGACGCTGATGGACGAGAAGCAGGTCGCGAAGGCCGGCTGA
- a CDS encoding BolA family transcriptional regulator: MPMSAAEIEGMIKAALPDAEVEITDLKGDGDHYAARVVSPAFAGKSRVAQHKMVYGALDGKMGGVLHALQLTTQAPTS, from the coding sequence ATGCCGATGAGCGCTGCCGAAATCGAAGGCATGATCAAGGCCGCCCTGCCCGATGCCGAGGTGGAGATCACCGACCTCAAGGGCGACGGCGACCATTATGCCGCGCGGGTCGTTTCCCCGGCCTTTGCCGGCAAGAGCCGGGTCGCGCAGCACAAGATGGTCTACGGGGCGCTGGACGGTAAGATGGGCGGCGTGCTGCATGCCTTGCAACTGACCACGCAAGCTCCCACGTCCTGA
- a CDS encoding DUF1476 domain-containing protein, producing MTDFNDRRKGEERKFAMDEETAFKVAARRNRLLGEWAAGLMNLTEEETDAYKKAVVQADFEEAGDEDVIRKLLGDLTAADCDVSEDDIRAKLEEKTVEARRQLMEQS from the coding sequence ATGACCGATTTCAACGACCGCCGGAAGGGCGAGGAACGCAAGTTCGCGATGGACGAGGAAACCGCCTTCAAGGTGGCGGCGCGGCGCAACCGCCTGCTGGGCGAGTGGGCGGCGGGCCTCATGAACCTGACCGAAGAGGAAACCGACGCTTACAAGAAGGCGGTCGTGCAGGCCGATTTCGAGGAAGCGGGCGACGAGGACGTGATCCGCAAGCTGCTGGGCGACCTGACCGCCGCGGACTGCGACGTGAGCGAGGACGACATCCGCGCCAAGCTGGAAGAAAAGACCGTGGAAGCGCGTCGCCAGCTGATGGAGCAGAGCTGA
- a CDS encoding NADPH:quinone oxidoreductase family protein encodes MKALRTHAVGGPETLTLDEVDAPKPGAGELLVRVKACAINFPDTLIIRDLYQFKPERPFAPGGEISGVVEEVGEGVTDFAPGDRVLAGIGHGGLVEQVTVQAGRAFKVPEGVPFEKAASLLMTYGTTIHGLKDRGHIKEGDTVLVLGAAGGVGLSAVELAKAYGARVVAAVSSEEKGEVARKAGADEVVIYTRDEMDKAASKDLAAKFKEACGPNGANIVYDIVGGQYSEPALRSIAWEGRFLVVGFPAGIAKMPLNLTLLKSCDICGVFWGAFTAREPAKFRAQVAELFDLMQAGKIDPLVSETYPLERGGDAIAKLDSRTAVGKLVVTID; translated from the coding sequence ATGAAGGCACTTCGCACGCACGCCGTCGGCGGACCCGAGACACTCACGCTGGACGAGGTCGACGCGCCCAAGCCGGGCGCCGGCGAGTTGCTGGTGCGGGTCAAGGCCTGCGCGATCAACTTTCCCGACACACTGATCATCCGCGATCTCTACCAGTTCAAGCCGGAGCGCCCCTTCGCGCCCGGCGGCGAGATTTCCGGCGTGGTCGAGGAAGTGGGCGAAGGCGTCACGGATTTCGCACCCGGTGACCGCGTGCTGGCCGGCATCGGACATGGCGGGCTGGTCGAACAGGTCACAGTCCAGGCCGGCCGCGCCTTCAAGGTGCCCGAGGGGGTCCCGTTCGAAAAGGCCGCATCGCTCCTGATGACCTACGGCACCACGATCCACGGCCTGAAGGACCGCGGTCACATCAAGGAAGGCGATACCGTGCTAGTCCTGGGCGCAGCGGGCGGCGTGGGCCTGTCCGCGGTCGAACTGGCCAAGGCTTACGGCGCACGCGTCGTCGCGGCGGTGTCCAGCGAGGAAAAGGGCGAAGTCGCACGCAAGGCCGGCGCGGACGAGGTCGTGATCTACACCAGGGACGAGATGGACAAGGCCGCGTCCAAGGATTTGGCGGCCAAGTTCAAGGAGGCCTGCGGCCCGAACGGCGCCAACATCGTCTACGACATCGTCGGCGGGCAGTATTCGGAGCCTGCGCTGCGTTCCATCGCCTGGGAAGGCCGCTTCCTCGTGGTCGGTTTCCCGGCGGGCATCGCGAAGATGCCGCTCAACCTGACGCTGCTGAAAAGCTGCGACATCTGCGGCGTCTTCTGGGGTGCGTTCACCGCGCGCGAACCGGCAAAGTTCCGCGCGCAGGTCGCCGAACTGTTCGACCTGATGCAGGCCGGCAAGATCGATCCGCTGGTGTCCGAAACCTATCCGCTGGAACGCGGCGGCGATGCGATCGCGAAGCTCGACAGCCGCACCGCCGTGGGCAAGCTCGTCGTCACGATCGACTGA
- a CDS encoding isopropylmalate isomerase: protein MTSKKLAGKAAIGAATIGSAAIAAALLYVTKRKRDDRGKAPEAPSGEPAETD from the coding sequence ATGACCAGCAAGAAACTCGCGGGCAAGGCGGCCATCGGGGCCGCGACGATCGGTTCGGCGGCCATTGCCGCGGCGCTGCTCTACGTCACGAAGCGCAAGCGCGATGACCGGGGCAAGGCGCCCGAGGCACCCAGCGGGGAGCCGGCCGAAACCGACTGA
- a CDS encoding thioesterase family protein, producing the protein MSAKPFAFPITIKPADIDFMGHVNNARYLGWVQDAVLAHWRKFAPADAVAQRAWVALKHEITYRKPAFLEDDVIASTVLEQVKGARAFYHTVIERGGEVLAEVKSSWCCIDAESLRPARIGEEIASYFFPRAEAR; encoded by the coding sequence ATGTCAGCAAAACCCTTTGCCTTCCCGATCACGATCAAGCCCGCGGACATCGATTTCATGGGTCATGTGAACAATGCCCGTTACCTGGGCTGGGTGCAGGATGCGGTGCTGGCGCACTGGCGCAAGTTCGCGCCGGCGGACGCGGTGGCGCAGCGGGCCTGGGTCGCGCTCAAGCACGAGATCACCTATCGCAAGCCCGCTTTCCTCGAGGATGACGTCATCGCCAGCACCGTGCTGGAACAGGTGAAGGGCGCACGCGCCTTCTACCACACCGTCATCGAACGCGGCGGAGAAGTGCTGGCCGAAGTGAAGTCCAGCTGGTGCTGCATCGACGCCGAAAGCCTGCGGCCTGCCCGCATCGGCGAGGAAATCGCGTCCTATTTCTTTCCCCGCGCCGAAGCGCGCTGA
- a CDS encoding fatty acid desaturase → MVREPRRISRNRQQALIGLSLASAIFAAWLGVLGYALFAFDFSWGNAPFAIGIAALLCWLFVGLFIVSHDAMHGSLAPGMPRVNAAVGATLLFLYAGFDWDKLKTAHFAHHKAPGTASDPDFAADHPEAFWPWYGVFLRRYFGWTSIVFVVAVFWICHLAFDVSVGKMLFFYALPSIASSIQLFYFGTYRPHRQGGEPFADRHRARSDGFGSLASLASCYHFGYHHEHHCHPHTPWWALPAKRRAVAAERSLALDGARP, encoded by the coding sequence ATGGTCCGCGAACCCAGACGCATTTCCAGGAACCGGCAACAGGCCCTGATCGGGCTATCGCTCGCCTCGGCGATATTCGCCGCCTGGCTCGGTGTGCTGGGGTACGCGCTGTTCGCCTTCGACTTCAGCTGGGGCAACGCGCCCTTCGCCATCGGGATCGCGGCGCTCCTGTGCTGGCTGTTCGTCGGCCTGTTTATCGTCAGCCACGACGCGATGCATGGCTCGCTCGCGCCCGGCATGCCGCGGGTCAATGCCGCGGTCGGCGCGACATTGCTGTTCCTCTACGCAGGTTTCGACTGGGACAAGCTGAAGACGGCGCATTTCGCGCATCACAAGGCGCCGGGCACCGCGTCCGATCCGGATTTCGCGGCGGATCATCCGGAAGCCTTCTGGCCATGGTACGGCGTGTTCCTGCGCCGCTATTTCGGCTGGACCTCGATCGTCTTCGTGGTCGCGGTGTTCTGGATCTGCCATCTCGCCTTCGACGTGTCGGTCGGCAAGATGCTGTTCTTCTACGCGCTGCCGTCCATCGCCTCGTCCATCCAGCTATTCTATTTCGGCACCTATCGCCCGCATCGGCAGGGCGGGGAGCCGTTCGCGGACCGTCACCGCGCGCGCAGCGACGGGTTCGGCTCGCTTGCAAGCCTCGCCAGCTGCTACCATTTCGGCTATCACCACGAACACCACTGCCATCCGCACACGCCGTGGTGGGCGCTGCCCGCGAAGAGGCGCGCCGTCGCGGCGGAGCGGTCCCTGGCACTCGACGGAGCCCGGCCATGA
- a CDS encoding sterol desaturase family protein, producing the protein MSLPAILAIVIATVVAMEIYAWAMHKYVMHGFGWAWHRDHHEPHDNMLERNDLYALVGAAMSIGLFAWGSEIVLGDAAWEPATWIGVGVLIYGVIYTFIHDGLVHQRYFRFVPKRGYAKRLVQAHKLHHATIGREGGVSFGFVWARDPAKLKAELRRQREAGIAVVRESAGA; encoded by the coding sequence ATGAGCCTTCCTGCCATCCTCGCCATCGTCATCGCCACGGTCGTGGCCATGGAAATCTACGCCTGGGCGATGCACAAATACGTCATGCACGGCTTCGGCTGGGCGTGGCATCGCGACCATCACGAGCCGCACGACAACATGCTCGAGCGCAACGACCTATACGCGCTGGTCGGCGCGGCGATGAGCATCGGCCTATTCGCCTGGGGTAGCGAGATCGTGCTTGGCGATGCGGCGTGGGAGCCGGCGACGTGGATCGGCGTGGGCGTGCTGATCTATGGCGTGATCTACACCTTCATTCACGACGGGCTGGTCCACCAGCGTTATTTCCGTTTCGTGCCCAAGCGCGGTTACGCCAAGCGCCTGGTCCAGGCGCACAAGCTGCACCACGCGACCATCGGGCGCGAGGGCGGCGTCAGTTTCGGCTTCGTCTGGGCGCGCGACCCGGCCAAGCTGAAGGCGGAACTCAGGCGCCAGCGCGAAGCCGGCATCGCAGTCGTGCGCGAGAGCGCCGGCGCCTGA
- a CDS encoding YqaE/Pmp3 family membrane protein, producing the protein MMAIITLIATILLPPLGVALKHGLGRDFIINLILTIILFLPGLIHGIYVNYMR; encoded by the coding sequence ATGATGGCCATCATTACTCTCATCGCCACGATCCTGCTGCCGCCGCTCGGCGTCGCGCTGAAGCACGGACTGGGCCGGGACTTCATCATCAACCTGATCCTGACGATCATCCTGTTCCTGCCAGGCCTGATCCACGGGATCTACGTCAACTACATGCGGTAG
- a CDS encoding SufE family protein, whose product MRSLDDIREEYEFLEGDERYRLLIELGRDLEEMPDALKTDATLVRGCSAAVWVYPTGEGEKLHFLADSNAAITKGIVALVIAAVQDRPAGEVAQMDVTGALEPFDLKNQLSSNRTQGVPNMIALVKEHAARIAAS is encoded by the coding sequence ATGCGATCACTCGACGACATCCGTGAAGAATACGAGTTCCTCGAAGGCGACGAACGCTATCGTTTGCTGATCGAACTCGGGCGCGACCTGGAAGAAATGCCGGATGCGCTCAAGACCGATGCCACGCTGGTGCGGGGATGTTCGGCCGCGGTCTGGGTCTATCCCACCGGCGAGGGCGAGAAACTGCATTTCCTGGCGGACAGCAATGCCGCGATCACAAAAGGCATCGTGGCGCTTGTCATCGCCGCGGTACAGGACCGGCCCGCGGGCGAAGTGGCGCAGATGGACGTCACTGGTGCGCTCGAACCCTTCGACCTGAAGAACCAGCTGTCGAGCAACCGGACCCAGGGCGTGCCCAACATGATCGCGCTGGTAAAGGAACACGCGGCGCGGATTGCCGCGTCCTAA
- the pspC gene encoding envelope stress response membrane protein PspC, producing the protein MNSPRTTLYRDKANAKLLGVCSGIADYTGVNAIWVRLGAIALTFLTGGMTIPPYLIMGVLLNKKPQHLYGEPEEQRYWQRVRQSPQRTSREIRARMRDVDRRLAEVESFYVNSNPRLSAEIEQLR; encoded by the coding sequence GTGAACAGCCCGCGCACCACACTCTATCGCGACAAGGCGAACGCCAAGCTGCTGGGCGTCTGTTCCGGCATCGCCGACTACACCGGCGTCAACGCCATCTGGGTCCGGCTGGGCGCCATCGCGCTGACCTTCCTGACCGGAGGCATGACCATTCCGCCCTACCTCATCATGGGCGTGCTGCTGAACAAGAAGCCGCAGCACCTCTACGGCGAGCCGGAAGAACAGAGGTACTGGCAGCGCGTACGGCAGAGCCCGCAGCGCACCAGCCGGGAAATCCGGGCACGGATGCGGGACGTGGACCGCCGGCTGGCCGAAGTGGAAAGCTTCTACGTCAACAGCAATCCGCGCCTGAGCGCCGAAATCGAACAGCTGCGCTGA
- the pspB gene encoding envelope stress response membrane protein PspB: protein MDWEAIIIVPIVVVGLPWLILHYVTKWKTAATITSDDEALLEDLYQLAKRLDERMDTVERLVAADHPEFERTRLLPNRETDNQPLHELDRLITQKKGTAQ from the coding sequence ATGGACTGGGAAGCCATCATCATCGTTCCGATCGTCGTGGTCGGATTGCCCTGGCTGATCCTCCACTACGTGACCAAGTGGAAGACCGCCGCGACCATCACCAGCGACGACGAGGCGCTGCTGGAAGATCTCTACCAGCTCGCCAAGCGCCTCGACGAGCGGATGGACACGGTCGAGCGGCTCGTCGCCGCGGACCATCCGGAATTCGAACGCACCCGGCTGCTGCCGAACCGCGAAACCGATAACCAGCCGCTCCACGAACTCGATCGCCTGATCACCCAGAAGAAAGGAACCGCCCAGTGA
- the pspA gene encoding phage shock protein PspA has product MNSPRGGDPLSPIRDGKQLSRIEAEVERLRRSPTPTQRPQQSPRRDDAIDLFNSGAAFMGIFSRTRDIIAANFNDMLDKADDPQKMIRMIILEMEETLVEVRASAARTIADQKEMHRATVKLDKLQADWADKAQLALSKDREDLARAALVEKKKAADTSEQLKEEISVLDDALRAYEQDIQKLQHRLREARSRQSQIAARLESAENRVKLRTLMSTERTDEALSRFDQLERRVDYAEGRAESLRIAEDGKPTLADEIAALEGSDKIDDELAAMKKALGKTDGDGKEG; this is encoded by the coding sequence ATGAACAGCCCGCGCGGCGGCGATCCCCTGAGCCCGATCAGGGACGGCAAGCAGCTGTCCCGGATCGAGGCCGAGGTGGAGCGCCTGCGCCGCAGTCCCACGCCGACCCAGCGTCCGCAGCAATCCCCGCGTCGCGACGACGCCATCGACCTTTTCAACTCCGGAGCCGCCTTCATGGGAATTTTCAGCCGCACCCGCGACATCATCGCGGCCAACTTCAACGACATGCTCGACAAGGCGGACGATCCCCAGAAGATGATCCGCATGATCATCCTCGAAATGGAGGAAACGCTGGTCGAGGTGCGGGCGAGCGCTGCGCGCACCATCGCGGACCAGAAGGAAATGCACCGCGCGACGGTCAAGCTGGACAAGCTCCAGGCCGACTGGGCCGACAAGGCGCAACTGGCGCTGAGCAAGGACCGCGAAGACCTGGCCCGGGCCGCGCTGGTCGAGAAGAAGAAGGCCGCCGACACGTCCGAGCAGCTGAAGGAGGAAATCTCCGTCCTCGACGACGCGCTGCGCGCCTACGAACAGGACATCCAGAAGCTGCAGCATCGCCTGCGCGAAGCCCGCAGCCGGCAGAGCCAGATCGCCGCCCGCCTCGAAAGCGCGGAGAACCGCGTCAAGCTGCGTACGCTGATGAGCACGGAACGCACGGACGAGGCGCTGAGCCGCTTCGACCAGCTGGAACGCCGCGTCGATTACGCGGAAGGTCGCGCGGAATCGCTGCGCATCGCCGAAGACGGCAAGCCGACGCTGGCCGACGAGATCGCCGCCCTGGAAGGGTCGGACAAGATCGACGACGAACTCGCCGCCATGAAGAAAGCCCTCGGCAAGACCGATGGCGACGGAAAGGAGGGCTGA